The Azospirillum brasilense genome window below encodes:
- the terL gene encoding phage terminase large subunit: protein MEAETRKKGFFAFVQDWNRQSELTTPRHHLQIAAWLERQAVGVGSLGIGPRLLLMAFRGAGKSSIVGLFAAWMLYQDPNRRLLVLAADLKLAKKMVRNVKRIIERHPDTRGLKPPAKERDQWAADQFTVLRAQELRDPSMVAAGVGGNITGSRADVVICDDVEVPRTSGSPGKRADLREKLAEIDYLLVPGGVQLYVGTPHSYYSIYAEEPRVEAGEMRPFLDGFARLVLPVYTDGPDGRRRYAWPQRFGEAHVNRIRKTTGPNKFTSQMLLQPVNEAEGFLDPDRLGRYDGELEYRESAGLAVLTLNGQRMASASCWWDPAFARPAAEGGKPGDSSVVAAVFGGADGRFYLHRVLYLSVDPGDPDTEAEQQCLQVARFLERHHLPAVHVEINGIGRFLPGLLRKALRAEKVGAAVVEEASRRAKALRIREAFDALLADRRLLAHATVWETPFVREMREWSPDGRYTGRDDGLDAVAGALSCEPFRFDRQPAPGRKPDWRAAASPVPVKEWDV, encoded by the coding sequence ATGGAGGCGGAAACGCGCAAGAAGGGTTTCTTCGCCTTCGTCCAGGACTGGAATCGTCAATCGGAGCTGACCACCCCCCGCCACCATCTGCAGATCGCCGCGTGGCTGGAGCGGCAAGCGGTCGGAGTCGGGTCCCTTGGCATCGGGCCGCGCCTGCTGCTGATGGCTTTCCGCGGGGCGGGCAAGTCGTCCATCGTCGGGCTGTTCGCGGCCTGGATGCTCTACCAGGACCCCAACCGGCGGCTGCTCGTTCTGGCGGCGGACCTGAAGCTGGCCAAGAAGATGGTGCGCAACGTCAAGCGCATCATCGAGCGTCATCCCGACACCCGCGGCCTGAAGCCCCCGGCGAAGGAGCGCGACCAGTGGGCGGCCGACCAGTTCACCGTGTTGCGGGCGCAGGAGCTGCGCGACCCCTCCATGGTGGCGGCGGGTGTGGGCGGCAACATCACGGGCAGCCGCGCCGACGTGGTGATCTGCGACGACGTCGAGGTGCCGCGGACCTCCGGCAGCCCGGGCAAGCGCGCCGACCTGCGCGAGAAGCTGGCGGAGATCGACTATCTGCTGGTGCCGGGCGGGGTGCAGCTCTATGTCGGGACGCCGCACAGCTACTACTCCATCTACGCGGAGGAGCCGCGGGTGGAGGCGGGCGAGATGCGGCCCTTCCTGGACGGTTTCGCGCGGCTGGTCCTGCCCGTCTACACCGACGGCCCGGACGGCCGGCGCCGCTACGCCTGGCCGCAGCGCTTCGGCGAGGCCCATGTCAACCGCATCCGCAAGACGACCGGCCCCAACAAGTTCACCAGCCAGATGCTGCTGCAGCCGGTCAACGAGGCGGAGGGTTTCCTCGACCCCGATCGGCTGGGCCGCTACGACGGCGAACTGGAATACCGGGAGTCGGCGGGGCTGGCGGTTCTGACGCTGAACGGGCAGCGCATGGCCTCGGCCTCCTGCTGGTGGGACCCGGCCTTCGCACGGCCGGCGGCGGAGGGCGGCAAGCCCGGCGATTCCAGCGTCGTCGCCGCGGTGTTCGGCGGGGCGGACGGGCGCTTCTATCTGCACCGCGTGCTCTACCTGTCGGTGGACCCCGGCGATCCGGACACCGAGGCGGAGCAGCAGTGCCTCCAGGTCGCCCGCTTCCTGGAGCGGCATCACCTGCCGGCGGTGCACGTGGAGATCAACGGCATCGGGCGCTTCCTGCCCGGCCTGCTGCGCAAGGCGCTGCGCGCGGAGAAGGTCGGCGCCGCCGTGGTCGAGGAGGCCAGCCGCCGCGCCAAGGCGCTGCGCATCCGCGAGGCCTTCGACGCCCTGCTGGCCGACCGCCGGCTGCTGGCCCACGCCACGGTGTGGGAGACGCCTTTCGTCCGCGAGATGCGCGAATGGTCGCCGGACGGGCGCTATACGGGCCGCGACGACGGGCTGGACGCGGTGGCCGGCGCGCTGTCCTGCGAGCCCTTCCGCTTCGACCGCCAGCCGGCGCCGGGGCGGAAGCCGGACTGGCGCGCCGCGGCCTCGCCGGTCCCGGTAAAGGAATGGGACGTGTGA
- a CDS encoding cell wall hydrolase: protein MRARVLKPEPGPVAAPLVPSVDAHGQAIDTLARTLWGEARGESVRAMEAVAAVVMNRVGRARDHGGWWWGNDVVAVCRLPGQFPCWDPDAPGRLGLLSVTAADPVFAAAQRIARRAVAGLLDDPTGGATHMHRAGMNPQWAQGRSVCAEIGGFQFYDDVE from the coding sequence ATGAGGGCGCGTGTCCTGAAGCCGGAGCCCGGACCGGTGGCCGCGCCGCTGGTGCCGTCCGTCGATGCTCACGGCCAAGCCATCGACACGCTCGCCCGCACCCTGTGGGGGGAGGCGCGCGGCGAGTCCGTGCGGGCCATGGAGGCGGTGGCGGCGGTCGTGATGAACCGCGTCGGCCGGGCGCGCGACCATGGAGGCTGGTGGTGGGGGAATGACGTGGTCGCCGTCTGCCGCCTGCCGGGACAGTTTCCCTGCTGGGACCCGGACGCGCCGGGACGGCTGGGACTGCTGTCGGTCACCGCTGCGGATCCGGTCTTCGCCGCAGCCCAGCGGATTGCCCGCCGCGCGGTGGCCGGTCTGCTCGATGACCCGACGGGCGGAGCGACACACATGCACCGGGCGGGGATGAACCCGCAATGGGCACAAGGGCGTAGCGTCTGTGCCGAGATCGGCGGGTTCCAGTTCTACGACGACGTCGAATGA
- a CDS encoding DUF952 domain-containing protein, producing MTERIIFHMCRAAEWEKALAAGAYHGSSQDAADGFIHFSTGAQVEESAAKHRAGQDGLVLLTVDGAALGAALRWEPSRGGQLFPHLYGPLPPAAVLRADPLPLGPDGRHLFPATFKDAAFKDTAP from the coding sequence ATGACTGAACGGATCATCTTTCATATGTGCCGCGCCGCGGAGTGGGAGAAGGCGCTCGCCGCCGGGGCCTACCACGGCTCGTCGCAGGATGCGGCGGACGGCTTCATCCATTTCTCCACCGGCGCCCAGGTCGAGGAAAGCGCCGCCAAGCACCGCGCCGGGCAGGACGGCCTCGTCCTGCTGACCGTGGACGGCGCCGCGCTGGGCGCCGCGCTCCGGTGGGAGCCGTCGCGCGGCGGTCAGCTCTTTCCCCATCTCTACGGCCCGCTGCCGCCCGCGGCGGTGCTGCGCGCCGACCCGTTGCCGCTGGGGCCGGACGGCCGCCACCTCTTTCCGGCGACCTTCAAGGACGCCGCCTTTAAGGATACCGCGCCGTGA
- a CDS encoding quinone-dependent dihydroorotate dehydrogenase translates to MIDLFPIVGPILRSFDPETAHGLTIKALSSGLMPPVREKDDPILRSRVFGLDFANPVGLAAGFDKNAEVVDAMLRLGFGFVEAGSVTPRPQPGNPRPRLFRVPEQGAVINRMGFNNEGLEPFVQRLERRQSGGRKAPGLVGANLGKNKDTVEAADDYVLGVTRVAALADYLVVNVSSPNTPGLRALQGRDPLRTLLGRVLDARSACRLAKAPPVLLKIAPDLTDEDKADIAAVALESGIDGLIVSNTTIARPAEIPEPLRGEAGGLSGKPLFAPSTAVLREMYGLTGGKLPLVGVGGIASGADAYAKIRAGASLVQLYSALVYAGPALVLAIRRDLAALLRRDGFVSLSDAVGADHR, encoded by the coding sequence GTGATCGACCTCTTTCCCATCGTCGGCCCCATCCTGCGCAGCTTCGATCCCGAGACGGCGCACGGGCTGACCATCAAGGCCCTGTCGAGCGGGCTGATGCCGCCGGTGCGGGAAAAGGACGATCCCATCCTGCGCAGCCGCGTGTTCGGCCTGGACTTCGCCAACCCGGTCGGCCTCGCCGCCGGTTTCGACAAGAACGCCGAGGTGGTCGACGCCATGCTGCGGCTGGGCTTCGGCTTTGTCGAGGCGGGCAGCGTCACCCCCCGCCCGCAGCCCGGCAATCCCAGGCCGCGCCTGTTCCGCGTGCCGGAGCAGGGGGCCGTCATCAACCGCATGGGCTTCAACAACGAGGGGCTGGAGCCCTTCGTCCAACGGCTGGAGCGACGCCAGTCCGGTGGGCGCAAGGCGCCGGGACTCGTCGGGGCCAACCTCGGCAAGAACAAGGACACGGTGGAGGCCGCGGACGATTATGTCCTCGGCGTGACCCGGGTGGCGGCGCTGGCCGACTATCTGGTCGTCAACGTGTCGTCTCCCAACACGCCGGGCCTGCGCGCGCTTCAGGGGCGCGACCCGCTGCGCACCCTGCTGGGCCGCGTTCTCGACGCCCGGTCGGCCTGCAGGCTGGCCAAGGCACCGCCAGTCCTGCTGAAGATCGCCCCGGACCTGACCGACGAGGACAAGGCGGATATCGCCGCGGTCGCTCTGGAGTCGGGCATCGACGGGCTGATCGTGTCCAACACCACCATCGCCCGCCCGGCGGAGATCCCGGAGCCGCTGCGCGGGGAAGCCGGCGGCCTGTCCGGCAAGCCGCTGTTCGCGCCCTCCACCGCGGTCCTGCGCGAGATGTACGGGCTGACCGGCGGCAAGCTGCCGCTGGTCGGTGTCGGCGGCATCGCGTCGGGCGCGGACGCCTACGCCAAGATCCGTGCCGGTGCCTCGCTGGTGCAGCTCTATTCCGCGCTGGTCTACGCCGGGCCGGCGCTGGTGCTGGCGATCCGCCGCGACCTCGCCGCCCTGCTGCGCCGCGACGGCTTCGTCTCGCTGAGCGACGCCGTGGGGGCGGATCACCGCTGA
- a CDS encoding EAL domain-containing protein, translating into MAALAAFLYGLAVATAAASVALGLPELRPGTDPAVGWIGGGLVLLAGGVADLHRRLARRQRDTLRRLDHLQKSVDALGERLEQRITPGAETDNAVPSSTAHEAVLQEVRLLHTLVARLGESRSSGEREPPAASRPVRPAPLASRIPDPQPAAGAEARAMDDAAVLEAVRDALAADRIDIHLQPIVSLPQRKHRFFEVFSRVRAADGSLILPDRYLEIAERAGLMATIDNLLLVRCIQLIRETERRQHAIGFFCNMSAATLSDAAFMRQFLDLLARNQTLVPKLVFELSQQELRAGGAVTMGILSQLSRIGFRFSMDRVSDLDIDVDALLRHEIRYLKLDCALLLDSALAPRVEALRRRLDGTGIDLIAEKIETEAQLDAILRNGIDFGQGYLFGEPRPARKPP; encoded by the coding sequence ATGGCGGCTCTGGCGGCCTTCCTGTACGGGCTTGCCGTCGCCACGGCGGCGGCCTCGGTCGCCCTTGGCCTGCCGGAATTGCGACCCGGCACCGACCCGGCGGTGGGCTGGATCGGCGGTGGGCTGGTCCTTCTGGCGGGTGGCGTCGCGGACCTGCACCGCCGCTTGGCCCGTCGGCAGCGTGACACCCTGCGCCGGCTGGACCACCTTCAGAAGAGCGTGGACGCGCTGGGCGAACGGCTGGAGCAGCGGATCACGCCGGGAGCGGAAACCGACAACGCTGTTCCTTCGTCCACCGCCCACGAGGCCGTGCTTCAGGAGGTCAGGCTCCTGCACACGCTGGTCGCCCGGCTCGGCGAGTCCCGATCGTCGGGAGAGCGCGAACCGCCGGCGGCATCCCGTCCGGTCCGGCCTGCGCCCCTAGCCTCGCGCATTCCGGACCCGCAGCCCGCGGCCGGAGCTGAAGCGAGGGCGATGGACGACGCCGCGGTTCTGGAAGCGGTGCGCGACGCGCTGGCCGCCGACCGGATCGACATCCACCTCCAGCCGATCGTCAGCCTGCCCCAGCGCAAGCACCGCTTCTTCGAGGTGTTCTCGCGCGTGCGCGCCGCCGACGGGTCGCTGATCCTGCCGGACCGCTATCTGGAGATCGCGGAGCGCGCGGGGCTGATGGCCACCATCGACAATCTCCTGCTGGTCCGCTGCATCCAGCTGATCCGCGAGACGGAGCGGCGCCAGCACGCCATCGGCTTCTTCTGCAACATGTCCGCCGCCACGCTCAGCGACGCGGCCTTCATGCGTCAGTTCCTCGATCTGTTGGCCCGGAACCAGACGCTGGTGCCCAAGCTGGTGTTCGAGTTGAGCCAGCAGGAGCTGCGGGCGGGCGGGGCGGTGACGATGGGCATCCTGTCGCAGCTGTCCCGCATCGGCTTCCGCTTCTCCATGGACCGGGTGAGCGACCTGGACATCGACGTGGACGCGCTGCTGCGCCACGAGATCCGCTATCTGAAGCTGGACTGCGCCCTGCTGCTCGATTCCGCCCTGGCGCCGCGCGTCGAGGCGCTGCGGCGGCGCCTGGACGGTACGGGGATCGACCTCATCGCCGAGAAGATCGAGACGGAGGCGCAGCTCGACGCGATCCTGCGCAACGGCATCGATTTCGGCCAGGGCTACCTGTTCGGCGAGCCGCGCCCGGCGCGCAAACCGCCGTGA
- the thrS gene encoding threonine--tRNA ligase, whose product MVTSVTSNIAITLPDGSVREFDRPVTGLEIAQSIGPRLAKDALAVKLDGEVKDLTTTVTTNAKIEIVTRSHPDALEVIRHDAAHVLADAVQKLYPGTQVTIGPAIANGFYYDFAREEPFTPDDLQKIEAKMREIVAKDVPIVREVWTRDDAVAYFKKLGEHYKAELIEAIPADQDISVYRQDDWLDLCRGPHAPTTGKVGNGFKLMKVAGAYWRGDSRNPMLQRIYGTAWRDEKELKAYLHQLEEAEKRDHRRLGKELDLFHVQEEAVGSVFWHPKGWTLFRTLETYIRTKLSQADYVEVKTPQLIDSSLFKASGHWDMYGDNMFKVSADDGEKMLGIKPMNCPGHVQIFKHGLRSYRDLPIRMAEFGACHRNEPSGALHGILRVRAFTQDDAHIFCTEDQVASEAAEYFKLQLGVYRDLGFDKIAVKLALRPDVRTGSDDLWDRAEGALRQALDAAGLEYEDLPGEGAFYGPKVEFHLTDAIGRTWQCGTLQYDPNLPERLDASYIGEDGARHRPVMLHRAILGSLERFIGMLIEHYAGKFPMWLAPVQAVVCTITNEADGYGQEVVSLLKRRGIRAELDTRNEKINLKVREHSLQKVPVLVVVGKREAEERTVALRTLGGKDQEVLALDAALNKLSEEARSPAGAAAFDSPF is encoded by the coding sequence ATGGTGACTTCGGTGACGTCCAACATCGCCATCACGCTGCCCGACGGCAGCGTGCGGGAGTTCGACCGGCCGGTGACGGGGCTTGAGATTGCCCAGTCGATCGGGCCGCGCCTTGCCAAGGATGCGCTTGCCGTCAAGCTCGACGGCGAGGTGAAGGACCTCACCACCACCGTCACCACCAACGCCAAGATCGAGATCGTCACGCGCAGTCATCCCGACGCGCTGGAGGTCATCCGTCACGACGCCGCCCACGTCCTCGCCGACGCCGTGCAGAAGCTCTATCCGGGCACGCAAGTGACCATCGGTCCGGCGATCGCCAACGGCTTCTATTACGACTTCGCGCGCGAGGAACCCTTCACGCCCGACGATCTGCAAAAGATCGAGGCGAAGATGCGCGAGATCGTCGCCAAGGACGTTCCCATCGTGCGCGAGGTCTGGACCCGCGACGATGCGGTCGCCTACTTCAAAAAGCTCGGCGAGCATTACAAGGCTGAGCTGATCGAAGCGATCCCGGCGGACCAGGACATCAGCGTCTACCGCCAGGACGACTGGCTGGACCTGTGCCGCGGCCCGCACGCCCCGACCACCGGCAAGGTCGGCAACGGCTTCAAGCTGATGAAGGTGGCCGGCGCCTACTGGCGCGGCGACAGCCGCAACCCGATGCTTCAGCGCATCTACGGCACCGCGTGGCGCGACGAGAAGGAGCTGAAGGCCTACCTGCACCAGCTTGAGGAGGCGGAGAAGCGCGACCACCGCCGGCTGGGCAAGGAGCTGGACCTGTTCCACGTGCAGGAGGAGGCCGTCGGCTCGGTCTTCTGGCACCCGAAGGGCTGGACGCTGTTCCGCACGCTGGAGACCTACATCCGCACCAAGCTGAGCCAGGCGGACTACGTCGAGGTCAAGACGCCGCAGCTCATCGACAGCTCGCTGTTCAAGGCGTCGGGCCACTGGGACATGTATGGCGACAACATGTTCAAGGTCTCGGCGGACGACGGCGAGAAGATGCTCGGCATCAAGCCGATGAACTGTCCGGGCCATGTGCAGATCTTCAAGCACGGGCTGCGTTCCTACCGCGACCTGCCGATCCGCATGGCGGAGTTCGGGGCCTGCCACCGCAACGAGCCGTCGGGCGCGCTGCACGGCATCCTGCGCGTGCGCGCCTTCACCCAGGACGACGCCCACATCTTCTGCACCGAAGATCAGGTTGCGAGCGAGGCGGCGGAGTATTTCAAGCTGCAGCTCGGCGTGTACCGGGATCTGGGCTTCGACAAGATCGCGGTGAAGCTGGCGCTGCGTCCCGACGTCCGCACCGGCTCCGACGACCTGTGGGACCGGGCGGAGGGCGCGCTGCGCCAAGCACTCGACGCCGCCGGGCTGGAGTATGAGGACCTGCCGGGCGAGGGCGCCTTCTACGGCCCGAAGGTGGAGTTCCACCTGACCGACGCCATCGGGCGCACTTGGCAGTGCGGCACGCTCCAGTACGATCCGAACCTCCCCGAGCGGCTGGACGCCTCCTACATCGGCGAGGACGGCGCCCGCCACCGTCCGGTGATGCTGCACCGGGCCATCCTGGGGTCGCTTGAACGCTTCATCGGCATGCTGATCGAGCATTACGCCGGCAAGTTCCCGATGTGGCTCGCGCCGGTCCAGGCGGTGGTCTGCACCATCACCAACGAGGCCGACGGCTACGGGCAGGAGGTCGTCAGCCTGCTGAAGCGCCGCGGCATCCGGGCCGAACTCGACACCCGGAACGAGAAGATCAACCTGAAGGTCCGTGAACACAGCCTTCAGAAGGTTCCCGTCCTGGTGGTCGTGGGCAAGCGCGAGGCGGAGGAGCGGACCGTCGCGCTGCGTACCCTCGGTGGTAAGGATCAGGAAGTTCTTGCCCTCGACGCCGCGCTCAATAAACTGAGCGAGGAGGCGAGGTCCCCCGCGGGCGCCGCCGCTTTCGATTCGCCGTTCTAA
- a CDS encoding transglycosylase domain-containing protein → MPRPSLFRRAALALTLALPLLSGLSAPPPAQAMDLFGDEFRTVDDVLAYNRGHGVRFLDRQGRFIGSIGETYGDTLTLEKLPKHLIQALIAKEDRRYLEHDGIDFQGLARALAVAVTSGRFSQGGSTLTQQTMKLIFLNRYNRWSRKAYELYSASDFEEQLGKKNVLYLYLNRAYFGFGAYGVDAAARVFFGKPAGKLSLKESAMLVGALPAPSRLNPFADLEKAEAKAALVLDAMADAGFITERTAEQTKRQRPMLAAANKAAVLSTGHFRETAKARFDRFAADRYGGDLPGPTFTARTTLDRDLQAAALRSVETTLKRHAKSLGDAEVALVALDGDGAILAMIGGRDAAARRDHFNRALQARRQPGSAFKLFVFLAALERGLTPASPVDGSRMEFTDGRAIRNFDNRYPSSVTLADAFAHSTNTASARLTRGHAEEIAAAARRLGVESPLEPDLGLALGVSEVSLLEITQAYAVVANGGSKVSGHLFQRIGDPVGRTIYSYTPSKADRVIDPQTAATLKSMLSSVMRDGTGKTARLPAALAKRGAGGKTGTTNDYRDAWFIGFADGVAGRGLTVGVWVGNDGNTPMKGVTGGSVPAEIWRRFMVEAARVKG, encoded by the coding sequence ATGCCCCGACCCTCTCTGTTCCGCCGCGCCGCCCTGGCTTTGACGCTCGCGCTGCCGCTGCTGTCCGGCCTGTCCGCGCCACCCCCCGCCCAGGCGATGGACCTGTTCGGGGACGAGTTCCGCACCGTCGACGATGTGCTGGCGTACAACCGCGGCCACGGCGTGCGCTTCCTCGACCGCCAGGGCCGCTTCATCGGGTCCATCGGCGAGACGTACGGCGACACGCTGACGCTGGAGAAGTTGCCGAAGCACCTGATCCAGGCGCTGATCGCCAAGGAGGACCGGCGCTATCTGGAGCATGACGGCATCGACTTCCAGGGGCTGGCCCGCGCGCTGGCTGTGGCGGTGACCTCCGGCCGCTTCAGCCAGGGCGGCAGCACGCTGACCCAGCAGACGATGAAGCTGATCTTCCTCAACCGCTACAACCGCTGGTCCCGCAAGGCGTATGAGCTGTACAGCGCCAGCGATTTCGAGGAGCAGCTCGGCAAGAAGAACGTCCTGTACCTGTACCTCAACCGCGCCTATTTCGGTTTCGGCGCGTACGGGGTAGACGCCGCGGCCCGCGTTTTCTTCGGCAAGCCGGCGGGCAAGCTGTCGCTGAAGGAATCGGCGATGCTCGTCGGCGCGCTGCCCGCCCCCTCCCGCCTGAATCCCTTTGCCGATCTGGAAAAGGCGGAGGCCAAGGCCGCCCTGGTGCTCGACGCCATGGCCGACGCCGGCTTCATCACCGAACGCACGGCGGAGCAGACCAAGCGCCAGCGCCCCATGCTGGCCGCGGCCAACAAGGCGGCGGTGCTGTCCACCGGCCATTTCCGCGAGACGGCCAAGGCCCGCTTTGATCGTTTTGCCGCCGACCGCTACGGCGGCGATCTTCCAGGGCCGACCTTCACCGCGCGGACCACGCTCGACCGCGATCTTCAGGCCGCCGCCCTGCGCAGCGTGGAGACCACCCTGAAGCGCCACGCCAAGAGCCTGGGCGACGCAGAGGTCGCCCTGGTCGCCCTGGACGGCGACGGGGCGATTTTGGCGATGATCGGCGGGCGCGACGCGGCGGCGCGGCGCGACCACTTCAACCGCGCGCTCCAGGCGCGCCGCCAGCCCGGCTCGGCCTTCAAGCTGTTCGTCTTTCTGGCGGCGCTGGAGCGCGGGCTGACCCCGGCGTCCCCGGTGGACGGGTCCCGCATGGAGTTCACGGACGGGCGGGCCATCCGCAATTTCGACAACCGCTATCCGTCCTCGGTGACGCTGGCCGACGCCTTCGCCCATTCCACCAACACGGCCTCGGCCCGGCTGACCCGCGGCCATGCGGAGGAGATCGCCGCTGCCGCCCGCCGTCTCGGCGTCGAATCGCCGCTGGAACCGGATCTCGGCCTTGCGCTGGGGGTCAGCGAGGTGTCGCTGCTGGAGATCACCCAGGCCTACGCGGTGGTCGCCAACGGCGGCAGCAAGGTCAGTGGCCATCTGTTCCAGCGCATCGGCGATCCCGTCGGGCGGACCATCTACAGCTACACCCCGTCGAAAGCGGACCGGGTGATCGACCCGCAGACCGCGGCCACCCTGAAATCCATGCTGTCGTCGGTCATGCGGGACGGCACCGGCAAGACGGCCCGCCTGCCGGCGGCGCTAGCCAAACGGGGCGCGGGCGGCAAGACCGGCACCACCAACGATTACCGGGACGCCTGGTTCATTGGCTTTGCCGACGGCGTGGCCGGACGCGGGCTGACGGTGGGCGTATGGGTCGGCAACGACGGCAACACGCCAATGAAGGGGGTAACCGGCGGCTCCGTCCCGGCGGAAATCTGGCGCCGCTTCATGGTCGAGGCCGCCCGGGTGAAGGGTTAG
- a CDS encoding ribbon-helix-helix domain-containing protein — protein MAGRQGNKEGPVLVCRNVKVSGRRTSLRMEPYIWESLKEICEREGLTLNDICTQIDQRRGEANLTASIRVFIVSYFRNAIGSRGFSEDGPSTILRKAMDDAIPPFD, from the coding sequence ATGGCGGGCAGACAGGGGAACAAGGAAGGGCCGGTCCTGGTCTGTCGCAATGTCAAGGTTTCGGGCCGACGCACCAGTCTTCGGATGGAGCCCTATATTTGGGAATCCTTGAAGGAAATCTGTGAGCGTGAGGGGCTGACGCTGAACGACATCTGCACCCAGATCGATCAAAGGCGCGGAGAGGCGAATTTGACCGCCTCGATCCGCGTCTTCATTGTCAGCTATTTCCGCAACGCCATCGGAAGCCGCGGCTTTTCCGAAGACGGGCCATCCACCATTCTGCGCAAGGCCATGGACGACGCCATCCCGCCCTTCGACTGA
- a CDS encoding TIGR01459 family HAD-type hydrolase → MTDIVQLSGIAPVIDRYDGVILDLWGVLHDGERPYPGVPECLDRLRAAGKVICLLSNAPRRTGGVIAKLDGMGIGRERYHHVMTSGEAAYDALRDRDDPWHAALGRRLFHIGPDRDMDVYEGLDYTLVASPDEADFVVNTGIVDFGESLSVYEPALEACRRRNLPMVCANPDLIVMVGEQMVICAGTLAQRYQAMGGNVFWHGKPHAPVYDRCLSLMGIKDKGRILAVGDSLRTDVAGANAAGIDVALVTFGIHREELGGAWGEAVDPAKLAAAAAAAGHQPTYGLPSLRW, encoded by the coding sequence ATGACCGACATCGTCCAGCTTTCCGGCATCGCCCCCGTCATCGACCGTTACGACGGGGTCATCCTCGACCTGTGGGGCGTCCTGCACGACGGCGAGCGGCCCTATCCCGGCGTGCCGGAGTGCCTGGACCGCCTGCGCGCGGCGGGCAAGGTGATCTGTTTGCTGTCCAACGCGCCGCGACGCACCGGCGGCGTCATCGCCAAGCTGGACGGCATGGGGATCGGGCGGGAGCGCTACCACCACGTCATGACCTCGGGCGAGGCCGCCTACGACGCGCTGCGCGACCGCGACGACCCGTGGCACGCCGCGCTGGGGCGGCGGCTGTTCCACATCGGTCCGGACCGCGACATGGACGTGTATGAGGGGTTGGACTACACGCTCGTGGCGTCGCCGGACGAGGCCGATTTCGTCGTGAACACCGGCATCGTCGACTTTGGAGAGTCGCTGTCGGTCTACGAGCCGGCGCTGGAGGCCTGCCGCCGCCGCAACCTGCCGATGGTCTGCGCCAACCCCGACCTGATCGTGATGGTCGGCGAGCAGATGGTCATCTGCGCCGGCACGCTGGCCCAGCGTTACCAGGCGATGGGCGGCAACGTCTTCTGGCACGGCAAGCCGCACGCCCCGGTCTATGACCGCTGCCTGTCGCTGATGGGCATCAAGGACAAGGGGCGCATCCTGGCGGTGGGCGACAGCCTGCGCACCGATGTGGCCGGGGCCAACGCCGCCGGGATCGACGTGGCGCTGGTCACCTTCGGCATTCATCGGGAAGAGTTGGGCGGCGCCTGGGGCGAGGCCGTCGATCCGGCCAAGCTGGCGGCCGCCGCGGCTGCGGCCGGCCATCAGCCGACCTACGGCCTCCCCAGCCTGCGCTGGTAA